One part of the Deltaproteobacteria bacterium genome encodes these proteins:
- a CDS encoding tripartite tricarboxylate transporter TctB family protein, producing the protein MYGGILIARGGLTRAFRSLSWLEAPHAIAILACSVLATLFMERVGYRITMIIILGFLLGAMERIRLWQALTLTLGLALGSFWLFDSLLRVPLPRGGWGF; encoded by the coding sequence ATTTACGGAGGCATTCTGATCGCTCGCGGGGGCCTTACGAGGGCCTTCCGTTCCCTTTCCTGGCTGGAAGCTCCCCATGCCATTGCGATTCTGGCTTGCAGCGTCTTGGCCACTCTTTTCATGGAACGGGTCGGCTACCGGATCACCATGATCATCATCTTGGGATTTTTATTGGGAGCCATGGAGCGCATCCGACTATGGCAGGCCTTGACCTTGACCCTCGGTCTTGCCCTCGGTTCTTTCTGGCTTTTCGATTCTTTGCTCAGGGTACCCCTGCCAAGGGGAGGATGGGGGTTTTAA